The DNA region GCGCGATTGCGCTCCTGGGTGCGGAAGCGGAACGCCTGGATCACGATCACGCCGTCCTTGGTCATGCGGCTGCCGGCGAGCCGCGCCAGCCGCTGTGCCGCGTCCGGCGGCAGCGCGATCTTGTGCGTGTCGAAGCGAAGCTGGGCTGCGGTCGAGACCTTGTTGACATTCTGTCCGCCCGGACCGGAGGCACGGACAAAGACGATCTCAATGTCGTTCTCGTCGATCGTAAGGTCGCGGGACAGCCGCAGCATGACATCACCCGTGGAGGGAAGAATCGGCGGCCGCAGGATAGCGGGTTTGCGCTGGGCGTGCTTGGGCGGTGTTGATGCGGGGTTCGCTACATCGGCGATCGGAGCGCGGGGCCCCCCCTCTCCCCAACCCTCCCCCGCAAGGGGGGAGGGAGCCCATCCGCCTGCGCGTCCCTAACGATCGAAGCGTCAATCGAAGCATCGGCACCATGTTGGCACCGTGTGAGGTGAGCACGCCTCTCAGGCTCCCTCCCCCCTTGCGGGGGAGGGGCGGGGAGAGGGGTGGCCACAACGGTGGTGAGTACGAAGATGCGGGTGCGCGCCGAACCGCGTCAGTTCGCTTTCGGCGGCGCCGATGCCGGCTGCGCTGCGGCTTGCGGGGCGCGGCCGACGATCACGGTGAGCAAGCCGTTGCCCCACAGCCTCTTGGAGACCCGCTTGACGTCGTCGAGCGTCACCGCATCGACGATGGCGCTGCGCTTCTCGATGTAATCGATCGGCAGCTTGTCGAGCTGGTATTGCAGCATTGCCTGCGCGAGCTTGGAGGAGGTGTCGAGCGCCAGCATCTGCGAGCCCTTCAGATAGGACTTCGCCTCGTCGAGCTCCTGCTGCGTCGGACCTTGCTCGGCGATGCGGCGGATCTCCGCCTCGATCGCATCGACGGTCTCGCCGGCGCGGTCGGCCCGGGTGCCGGTGTTGCCGATGAACAGCGCGGAGTGATCCATCCAGAGCAGCGCTTCATAGATCGAATAGGCGAGGCCGCGCTTCTCGCGCACTTCCTTGTAGAGCCGCGACGACAGCCCGCCGCCGCCGAGAATGTGGTTCACCACATAGGCGGCCATGAAGTCCGGGTCGTGCCTGTTGATGCCGGGACCGCCGAAGGTGACGACGGTCTGCGGCACGTCGAGCGGGACGAAGGCGCGCTGCGGCGGCTTGGTCGCCACGACGTCGGGAATCGCCGTCAACTCGGCCTTGGCCGGCAAGCCGCCAAAGGTGTTGTCCAGGAGCTTGCCGAGCGTATCGGGATCGACGTCGCCGACCACGGCGATCCGCAGCGTATCCTTGGCGATGATGCGGCGGACATAGTCCTTCAGATCGGCGATCTCGATGGTCGGCGCGCTCTCCAGTGTGCCGGTCGCCGTCCTCCCATAAGGATGATCGCCGAAAGCGAGCTCGAGGAACTTGCGGCCGGACAGCGAGGACGGATTGGTCGATTCGCGGCGCAGGTTCGAGATCACCTGGGCGCGGATGCGTTCGACGTCCTTGGGCTCGAACCGCGGCGAGGTCAGCGCCATCCGCAACAGGTCGTAGGCTTCGTCCTTGTTGTCCTTGAGCATGCGCAGCGAGCCGCGGAACTGATCGCGGTTGGACTGGAAGCTGAGCTCGATGGCGCGGCGCTCGAGCCGCTCGTGATAGGTCTTGGAATCGAGATCGCCGGAGCCCTCGTCGAGCAGGTCGGCGACCAGATTGCCGACGCCGGGCTTGCCGGGCGGATCCTGGCTGGCGCCGCCGCCGAAGGAATATTCCATCGCGATCAGCGGCACGGTGGCGTCCTGCACGAACCATGCTTCGATGCCGCCGGGCGACACCAGCCGCTGGATCTTGGCCGCGGCCTGCGAGGGCACTGACGTCAGCGTCAGCATCGCGGCACAGGCGCCGCCGATCAGCGCCGCGCGGCGGGTGATGGAATAGGTCACGAGCGCTTCTCCTCGCGTTTCGGCGCAGTATCCTTGATCAGATAGCCGGTCACCGACCGCTTCTTGTCGAGCCAGGTGGCTGCCGCTGCGCGCACCTGCTCGGCGGTGACGGCGCGAATGCGATCCGGCCAGCTCCTGATGTCGTCGATGCTGAGCCCGGTGGTCAGCGCGCCGCCATACCAGCGCGCCAGCGTCGCCTGGTTGTCCTGGGCGTAGATCGCCTCCGCGATCAGCTGGGTCTTGACCCGTTCGAGATCCTCGGCGCGCGCGGGGTTCTGCGCGAGATCGGCGATCACCTTGTCGATCGCGTCCTCGATCTGCGCGAACTCGACGCCGGCCTTGGGCGTTACCGCGATCGAGAATTGCGACGGATCGAGCGCGGTGCCCTGATAGCCGGCGCCGGCCGAGATCGCGAGGCCCTTGTCGATCACCAGAGAGCGATAGAGGTAGGAGTTGGCGCCGCCGCCCATCAATTGCGCCAGCACATCGAGCGCCTGGCTCTCGCCCGCCGCCGCCGTGGTCGCGGACGGCACCAGATAGTAGCGGCGCAGGTTCGGTTGTTCGACGCGGGGATCAGACAGCGTCACGGTGCGCGGTGCAGCCGGCGTCGGCTCCTGCGGCCGGACGCGCTTCTCGGCGATCGCGCGTTGCGCCGGGATCGGGCCGAAATTCTTCTCGACCAGCGGGCGGATGTCCTTGACGTCGACGTCGCCGGCGATGACCAGGATCGCGTTGTTCGGCGCATAGAAGCGGCGGTAGAAGGCGAGCGCATCCTCGCGGTCGAGCTTCTCGATCTCCTGGTGCCAGCCGATCACCGGCCGGCCGTAGGGATGGTTGAGATAGAGCGCGGCCATGATCTGCTCGGTGAGCCGGGCATCCGGGTTGTTGGCAACCCGCATGTTGAACTCCTCGAGCACGACGTCACGTTCGGGCAGCACATTCTCGTCCTTCAGGATCAGGCCGGTCATGCGGTCGGCCTCGAACTCCATCATGGTGGGCAGCTGCTCGCGCGGCACGCGCTGGAAGTAGCCGGTGTAGTCGTTGGAGGTGAAGGCGTTCTCGTTGCCGCCGACGCGCAGCACGGTCTGCGAGAACTCGCCGGCCGGGTGCTTGGCGGTGCCCTTGAACATCAGATGTTCGAGGAAATGCGCGAGGCCCGATTTGCCCGGCGTCTCGTCGGCGGAGCCGACCTTGTACCAGATCATCTGCGTGACGACCGGCGTGCGGTGATCGGGGATCACCACGACCTGCAGGCCGTTGTCGAGCGTGAAGCTCGCAGGGCGTTCCGAGGTGACGGTGGTCTGGGCACGGAGGCTGGTGCCCGACAGCGGGACGGTTGAAACGAAGGCAGCAGCGAACAGGGCAATCGATCGGCGTGAGGGCATCATGGTCCTTATGGAAGCCTGAACAGATGGCCGGGCATGAAAGACGCCATCGTACACGGTGCAGTCCGTGCCAGTCGTCACGAAGCGGAGAGACGGATGTCCCTCCGCATTAAGCTTTGCTCATGTCAGCCTTCGCCCAAACAGGCCAAGCGTCACTGGATCGGTTTTCCGGTCATGACGTCGTACTGGCCCTCGTTCACCTTCGGCTTCATCGGGCCTGTGCCATAGGCAAAGCCTGAAGACGGCGTCTGGTAGCCCGGAGGGGGCTCGGTCAGGGATTCGCGCGTCGGCTCGCCCGGGAACGGCTTGGACTCGCTGCTGTTCCCCTTGAACATGCCGAGCAGACCGCCGGTGTAGCCGAGCTGGCTCGGCATCAGCGACGGATTGGTGTTGGTGCCCGGCTCGAGCGGCTCCTTGCGGCCCTCGGTGGCCGTCTGCTGCTTGCGGCCTGCCTCGATCTCGGCCGGCGTCAACGCCACCGCTGACTGCCACGGCTCCTTCTTGACTTCCTTCTTGCGCGCCGCGATCGCAGCCTTGCGCGCCGCGATATCGGGGTCCTTCGGCCAGTTCGGCGCGTTGACCTGGGCGGCTGTGGCAGGCGGCGGCAGGTCGAGCTTCGGCGGCACCACCAGCGGCGAGCGCTCGCGATAATCGATGCCCTTGCTGGCGGCGCTCTTGGCGCCGAGCCCGGTCATCAGATTGTCGATGATCCGCTCTTCGAAGGTCAGGCCGTCATCGCCGTCATCTTCATCGTCACCGGCACGCACCGGGCCGGCCGTCATCGCAAGGCCGATCCCGGCCGCAACGAACGCCAGACGCAGGCCGCGCATCAGCGGCAGCCGGGACGTCTCGATCAGATAACCGCGGACTTTGGTGTTGCGCATCGCGCTATTCCCATCTCAAAATTCACCAAAGCGATCACTGGCTTAGCGCTCAGTTCCGCTAGGTGCAGGTCGGCCGCCGACCGGTTCGTATCGGCCGGGATCAGGGCGCTTTTACGGCGGGGGTCCCCATGACGGAATCATACAATAGGGCCGCCACGCCAGCAACGATCGCCACATCGGCGAGGTTGAATACGTACCAATTGAAGGTTTTTCCCCCGATCTCGACATGAAACAGGGCAAAATCGACCACGGCGCCGTAGGCGAAGCGGTCGATCCCGTTCCCGATCGCACCGCCGATGATCAGGCCGAGCGACACCGTCGCGAGCCAGGTCCGCGACCGCGCCATCCAGATCGCGAGCGCGATCACGGCGGCGGCCTTGATTACCATCAGCAGGATCTGGGCCGCCGGGGTCTCGCTCTGAAACCAGCCAAAGCTGATGCCGGGATTCCAGGCCAGCACCAGGTCGAAGAACGGCGTCACCTCGACCGCGCCGCGGTGGGCAATGCCGAAGACATAAAGCAGCCAGAGCTTGGAGGCCTGGTCGGCGATCAGGGTGATGACCGCCACCAGCACACCGGCGCGAACCGGCGAGCTCAAGCCGTGACCCCCAGCGCCTTCCATTCGCGCAGCGCTTGCGCGTCGCGCGGCGAGACGTCGGGATACTCGGGATCCTCGCCGATATCAGGCAGGATCTTCCACGAGCGCGCGCATTTGGTGCCGATCGCCTTCTCGACCACCACGGCGACGCCGGGCACGGCATCGAGGCGGAAGGCATTGGCCGGCGCCTCGCCCTCGCGCACCTCGTAGTTCGAGGTGATGCAGACCTCGGCGAGATCGATGTCGAACAACGTGGCCAGCATCTCGCGGTCGGCGATGTAGATCACCGGCGAGGCCTCGAGCGACGAGCCGATCCGCTTGGCGGCGCGCTCGAGCTCGAGCGCACCGGTGACGACGCGGCGGACGTTGCGGATCGTCTCCCACTTCGCGGCGAGGGCGTCGTCGCGGAACTGCTCGAGACCTTCGGGGAACAGCGTGAGATGCACCGAGGGCTCGGCGTTCGGCCGGTACATCCGCCAGGCTTCGTCGGTGGTGAAGCTCAGGATCGGCGCCAGCCATTTCAGGATCGCGTCGCAGAGCAGGTCGATCGTGGTCAGTGCCGCCTTGCGCGCCACCGAGGACGGCGGGTCGCAATACAGCGTGTCCTTGCGGATGTCGAAGTAGAACGCCGACAGCTCGGAGTTCATGAAGGCCGCGAGGCTTGCGACCACGGTCTTGTAGTCGAACGCCGCATAGGCCTTGCGGATCGTCTCGGTGTGGCCGGCTAGTTCGTGCAGCATCAGCCGTTCGAGTTCGGGCATCTCGGCGAAGGCGACCTTCTCGCTCGGCTTGAAATGGTGCAGCGTGCCGAGCATCCAGCGGATCGAGTTGCGCAGCTTGCGGTAGGTCTCGATGGTGTTCTTCAGGATCTCCGGGCCGATGCGCTGGTCGTCGGCATAGTCGGTGGCGCAGACCCAGAGGCGCAGGATATCCGCCCCGGAATCCTTGATCACCTTCTGCGGCTCGACCGTGTTGCCGAGCGACTTCGACATCTTGCGGCCGTTCTCGTCGAGCGTGAAGCCGTGGGTCAGCACGATGTCGTAAGGCGCGCGCCCGCGCGTGCCGGCGCTCTCCAGCAGCGACGAGTGGAACCAGCCGCGATGCTGGTCGCTTCCTTCCAGATACATCACGGTGTCATTGCCGCCGTCGATCTTGCGGACGATGTTGCCGAGCTGCGGGAAGTTCTGGCGGTCTTCCAGCACGAAAGCGTGCGTGGAGCCGGAATCGAACCAGACGTCGCAGATGTCGTCGACCTTCTTCCAGTTTTCCGACGCGCGGCTCCCGAGGAAGCGCTCGCGGGCGCCGTCCATGTACCAGGCGTCGGCGCCTTCCTCCATGAATGCCTCGGTGATGCGCTGGTTGACGACCTCGTCCTGCAGGATCTCGGCCGAACCGTCGCTGTTCTCGCGCACGAACACGGCGATCGGCACGCCCCAGGCGCGCTGGCGCGAGATCACCCAGTCGGGGCGGTTGGCGATCATGCCGTTGATGCGGTTCTCGCCGGCCGGCGGCACCCATTGCGTGACCGAGATCGCCTGCAGCGCGCGGGCGCGCAGCGTGTCGCCCTTCTTGGCATGGCCATTCTCCGCGATGTCCATAGCCCCGGGCTTGCCCGGGGCGTCCACGATGGGTTTGTCCATCGCGATGAACCATTGCGGCGTGTTGCGGAAGATCACTGGCTTCTTGGAGCGCCAGGAATGCGGGTACTGGTGCTTGAGGCGGCCGCGCGCCAGCAGCTTGCCGGCCTCGATCAGCGCCTTGATCACCGCCTCGTTGGCATCGCCCTTCTCGCCCTTGTCGTTGAGCACGCGTTTGCCGGTGAAGCCCGGCGCCTGCGCGGTGTAGGCGCCGTTCTCGTCGACCGTGTAGGGGATCGCCGTCGGGATGCCGCGGGCATCGAGCTCGCGGGTGTTGGCCGTCCAGACGTCGAAGTCCTCGCGGCCGTGGCTCGGTGCGGTGTGCACGAAGCCGGTGCCGGTGTCGTCGGTGACATGCTCGCCGGCGAGCAGCGGCACGGTGAATTCGTAGCCGCCGCCAAAGCCGCGCAGCGGATGGGCGCATTCCACCGCGTCCAGCGTGTCGCCGGGAATATCGCGGACCTTCTCAAAGGACGTGACGCGCGCCTGCTTGAACACTTCCGCGGCGAGCGCATCGGCCAGGATCAGGAGATCGCCGGTCTTCGCCCAATTGTCGGCGGGCGCATCCGTGACCTTGTAAAGGCCGTAGGCGATCTTCGGCGAGAACGAGATCGCCCGGTTGCCGGGCAGCGTCCACGGCGTGGTGGTCCAGATCACCACCGAGGCATTGGCCAGCGCGCCATGCGCCGGCGAGGTGACCGGGAATTTCACCCACACCATGTCGGAGGTGTAGTCCTCGTATTCGACCTCGGCTTCGGCAAGCGCGGTCTTCTCGACCACGCTCCACATCACCGGCTTGGAGCCGCGATACAGCGTGCCGTTGGCGGCAAACTTCATCAGCTCGCGGGCGATCTGCGCCTCGGCCGGATAGCTCATGGTCTGATAGGGATGGTCCCAGTCGCCGATGATGCCGAGCCGCTTGAACTCCTCGCGCTGCACGTTGATCCAGTGCGTCGCATAGGCGCGGCATTCCCTGCGGAACGCGACCATCGCGGCGGAGTCGCGGAAGTCGGGCTTCTGCTTGCCCTTGGAGCGGTAGTTCTCCTCCTCGATCTTCCATTCGATCGGCAGGCCGTGGCAATCCCAGCCCGGCACGTAGTTGGAGTCGAAGCCGAGCATCTGCTGGCTCTTGGTCACGACGTCCTTGAGGATCTTGTTCAGCGCGTGGCCGATATGGATGTTGCCGTTGGCGTAGGGCGGGCCGTCGTGCAGCACGAATTTGGCGCGGCCCTCGGCTTCCCGGCGGAGCCTGTCGTAGAGGCCGATGTCGTTCCAGTATTTCAGGATTTCCGGCTCGCGCTGGGGCAGGCCGGCGCGCATCGGGAATTCCGTCTGCGGCAGGTAAAGGGTCTTGGAATAGTCCCTAACGTTAGTCTTTTGGGCGTCGGTCTTTTGCGGCTTGTCGGACATAAAAGCTCTGATTTGGCAGGTGCGGGCGCGGAAACGCGATCAATCGCGGGTGAAACGACGAAGTCCCGGTCTTGCGCCGAGCCTTCAAGCTCAGGCGGAAGCCGGGCCGCTAATCCGTATGATGCGCCGCGAAAACATGGGGTTTCCATAGCAGCCGGACGGGGAAATCGCAAAGCCCCCGCCGTCGGCAAATCCAGCCCCGCCGGGCCGCCCTAAGCCTGCCGCGGCCGGGCCGGATTTCCCGCCACAGTGGCGCCGGGGGCGACGTCCCGCGTTACCACGCTGCCGGCCCCGACCAGGGCGCCGTCGCCTATCGTGACGCCGGGCAGGATGATGGCACCGCCGCCAATCCAGACGTCGCTGCCGATCCGGATCGGGCGGCCGAACTCGAGCCCGGCGCGCCGGGTCGCAGCGTCGCGCGGGTGGTCGGCGGTATAGATCTGCACCGCGGGTCCGATCTGGGTACGATCGCCGATCGTGACCTCGACGACGTCGAGGATCACGCAATTGAAGTTGAGGAACACGCCGTCGCCGAGGCTGATATTGCTGCCGTAGTCGCAGAAGAACGGCGGCCGGATCACGGCGTCCTTGCCGACCTTTCGGAAGCGCGCGGAAAGCAGCGCGTGCAACTCGGCTGCGGACGATGCGCCTGAGGCGTTGTAGCGCGCCATCCAATGTTCCGCCGCGGTATGGTCGGCGGCGAGCTCTGCATCCGGGCGATAGAGCTCGCCCGCCAGCATTTTCTCTTTCTCTGTCTTCAATCAATCACTCCGAGCTGCGGGAACGCGTCCGGCGCTGCGGCCAATGCCGCGCGCGCCCTGGCGCTGTCGTCATCCATCTGGCGTATCAACGCCTCGATGGTGTCGAATTTCAGCTCTTCGCGAATGAAACTGATGAAGGCGACATCGAGCACCGTGTCGTAGAGATCGCCCTTGAAGTCGAACAGGAACACTTCGAGCAGCGGCGCGCCGTTGTCGAAGGTCGGCCGGCGTCCGAAGCTTGCGACGCCATCGAACCGCACCTTGTCGTTTCCTTTGTCCTTGCTCTGGGCCTTGCCGACCCGCACCGCGTAGATGCCGTGCTTCAAGCCGCAATGCTTGTCGAGGCGGATGTTGGCCGTGGGGTAACCGAGGTCGCGGCCGCGCTTCTCGCCATGGATCACCTTGCCGGTCGCAAACCACGGCCCGCCCAGCATCGTGGTGGCGTCGTCGACCTGGCCTTCGGCGAGCGCCATGCGGATGGCGCTGGAGGAGACCGGGCGCTCCTCGATGTCGACATGGGCCTGCACATCGACCTCGATGCCGAGCCGCGGCGCTTCGCTGACGAGCAGGCTCGGCGAGCCGACCCGGCCCTTGCCGAAATGGAAGTCGTAGCCGACCGCGATCCCGCTGATGCCGAGCCGGCCGATCAGGTCATGGTGAATGAAGTCCTGCGCCGTGGTCCCGGCGCGCGACTTGTCGAAGGTCATCACGACGGCGCCGGCGAGCCCGGTGGCCGCGAGCAGCCGCAGCTTGTTGGTCTCGTCCGTGAGACGGAATTGCGGGGTGTTCGGGCTGAAGAAACTGCGCGGATGCGGTTCGAAGGTCACGGCGAGCGCGGGCACGCCGTGCGTCTTGCCCATCGCTAGCGCCGCGCCGATCACGGCGCGGTGACCGAGATGGACGCCGTCGAAATTTCCCATCGCGACCACGGCGCCCTTCGGAATTGCGCTTTCGGGCGTGTTGTCGCGGATAACGGTAAAGCCGGTGCTCATGTCAGGTATTCTTCAAGGATTCTTAAGCATGATTGGTGCGGGCCGGACCGTGACGCGGCGGCGGCGTGGAAGTCAAGCATAGCGAAAATCGCGTCAAATCCGTAACAATCCGGATTCAGCCGGTTAACGCGCTGTTTAACGCCTGCTGTTAGTCGTTGGCGGAAAGCTGCGTTTGTGCAGAAGCCAAGTTGCGTTAGTGGTTTTGGGGGGAAAGATGGCGGTTGATTTGTCCATGCCGGTTCTGGTGGTTGATGATTACAGCACCATGATCCGCATCATCCGGAATCTTCTCAAGCAGCTTGGATTCGAGAATATCGACGACGCCTCCGATGGCTCTGCGGCGCTCAACAAGATGCGCGGCAAGAAGTATGGCCTGGTGATTTCCGACTGGAACATGGAGCCGATGACCGGCTACGACTTGCTCAAGGAAGTCCGCGCCGATCCCAATCTCGCGACCACGCCCTTCATCATGATCACGGCGGAATCCAAGACCGAGAACGTGATCGCGGCCAAGAAGGCCGGCGTGAACAACTACATCGTCAAGCCGTTCAACGCGGCGACGCTGAAGACCAAGATCGAGGCGGTCTTCCCGGACATGGCGACGGCGTAAGACGCTCGTCCGTCGCATCACAATTCATCCTCATCTCATTGCGCGTCAGCGAATGCCCAGCGTCGCCTCACCGTCACCCCCGCGCAACGGCTTTGCCGTTGTCGCTGGAGGAGCCGCGAAGCGGCGTCTCGAAGGGTCGACGGCCCGGCTGGTGGCCGTGCATCCTTCGAGACGCGCGCTAGAGCGCGCTCCTCAGGATGACGGACTGAAGCATTGCATAATTTCGGAATATTAGAAGAATATCCCTGAGTTGCCCGACGAGTCAAGTCGGCTGGTCGAACGTCGGCCGCCGCCGGCTACTTTGCATGGGGTTGTTTTCGATATTTTGGCAGCGCGCCCCTTCACCTCGCCCCGCTTGCGGGGAGAGGCATAGGCCGCCTGCGGCGGCCGTGCCTAAGAACGCCGAAGCAGAGCTTCGGCTATGTCGCATGCAGCGTAGCGAAATGCGATCCGGGTGAGGGGGTACAGGTCTCACGGCGTTCAGAGTTCGCGGAAGCGGCCCCTCACCCCAACCCTCTCCCCGCAAGGGCGGGGCGAGGGAGCGCAGCAGCGCTAGCCGCTACCACTTCAGCTCGCGCATCAGCGCGCGGGGCGGATGGCCGAACAATTCCTTCACCGAGGCGGGGTCGAGCTGCTCGATGCCCTCGAACTGCTCAGAATGGATGCCGCGGGTGACGAACAGGAGATCGATGCCGAAGCCGTGGGCGCCGGTGAGATCGGTGCGCACGGAATCGCCGATCGCGAGCACGCGGCTGAGTTCGGTCGGACGCCCGCGACGTTCCGCGGCCAGCGCCATGGCGCGCTCGTAGATCGGCCGGTGCGGCTTGCCGTAGAACACCGACTCGCCGCCGAGCTCGCGATAGAGTTCGGCAACCGCGCCGGCGCAATAGATCAGCCGGTCGCCGCGCTCGACCACGATGTCCGGATTGGCGCAGACCAGCGTCAGCTTGCGTTCGAGCGCCTTCAGCAGCGTGTCGCGATAATCCTCGGCGGATTCGGTTTCGTCGTCGAACAGGCCTGTGCAGATGATGTAGTCGGCCTGCTCCAGCGGCACCAATGTGGCGTCGAGGCCGCGATGGATCGAGCTGTCGCGCTCCGGGCCGATCCAGAATATTTTCTGACCGGGATGATCGGCCACGAAGTGGCGCGTCAGATCGCCCGAGGAGACGATCGCATCATAGGTCTCGTCGGCGACGCCGAGCTTGCGCAGCTGGCGCTGTACTGAGTCAGCTGGACGCGGCGCGTTGGTGATCAGGATGACGGTGCCGCCCTGCTGGCGGAACGTGTGCAGCGCTTCACAGGCCTCGGGAAAGGATTCGAGCCCGTTGTGCACGACGCCCCAGATGTCCGACAGCACGACGTCGACGTCGCCAGTGAGGTCGCGCAGCCGCTCCACGAAACGCAGCGATGTCATGATGCGAACTGCCGGTCAGTTGGGCCCGAGCGCGCGGCGCGCCAGCGCGGCGCTGCCGGTTGCGCGCGGTGGCGCTGCGGGGCTGGAGACGGGTGCGGAAGTGCCGGCGCCATTGAGGTCCTGGGGCTTGGTCTGCGGTGCCTCGGCGGTAGCAGATGCCCCTTCCGGCCGCAACGGTCGCGGGGGGGCGAACAGGAAGCCCTGGCCGAACCGAACATCGTAGTCGAGCAGGTCGACCACCGAGCGCTCGCCCTCGATCCGTTCGGCGATCAGGTCGATGCCGAAGCGGCCGAGCAGGTCGGACAGATCGGAGGGATCGATGTCGCTGGTCGCGCTCTGCCTGGCGTCGAGCAGCAGCGCGGCCGGCACCTTGATGAAGCGGACGCCGCGATCGGCGAGCTCGCGCGGCTCGAGGCGGAGGTCGCTGACGTGGTCGATCGAGAACCGGTAGCCGCGCTGCGACAGCGCCGCGAGATTCTCGCTTTCGACCGGGCCGAGATTGCGGAAGGTCGCCTGCTTGAACTCGAGCACGAAGGAGGGTGCCAGCGCGCGGTTGGCCTCGAGGAAGTCGAGACACTGGGTGAAGTG from Bradyrhizobium sp. B124 includes:
- the arfB gene encoding alternative ribosome rescue aminoacyl-tRNA hydrolase ArfB, producing the protein MLRLSRDLTIDENDIEIVFVRASGPGGQNVNKVSTAAQLRFDTHKIALPPDAAQRLARLAGSRMTKDGVIVIQAFRFRTQERNRADAIERLFEMLKEAMVRPTPRRPTRPTLGSKKRRLEGKKRRSDIKAGRGSQRLDD
- a CDS encoding pitrilysin family protein, which codes for MLTLTSVPSQAAAKIQRLVSPGGIEAWFVQDATVPLIAMEYSFGGGASQDPPGKPGVGNLVADLLDEGSGDLDSKTYHERLERRAIELSFQSNRDQFRGSLRMLKDNKDEAYDLLRMALTSPRFEPKDVERIRAQVISNLRRESTNPSSLSGRKFLELAFGDHPYGRTATGTLESAPTIEIADLKDYVRRIIAKDTLRIAVVGDVDPDTLGKLLDNTFGGLPAKAELTAIPDVVATKPPQRAFVPLDVPQTVVTFGGPGINRHDPDFMAAYVVNHILGGGGLSSRLYKEVREKRGLAYSIYEALLWMDHSALFIGNTGTRADRAGETVDAIEAEIRRIAEQGPTQQELDEAKSYLKGSQMLALDTSSKLAQAMLQYQLDKLPIDYIEKRSAIVDAVTLDDVKRVSKRLWGNGLLTVIVGRAPQAAAQPASAPPKAN
- a CDS encoding pitrilysin family protein; its protein translation is MMPSRRSIALFAAAFVSTVPLSGTSLRAQTTVTSERPASFTLDNGLQVVVIPDHRTPVVTQMIWYKVGSADETPGKSGLAHFLEHLMFKGTAKHPAGEFSQTVLRVGGNENAFTSNDYTGYFQRVPREQLPTMMEFEADRMTGLILKDENVLPERDVVLEEFNMRVANNPDARLTEQIMAALYLNHPYGRPVIGWHQEIEKLDREDALAFYRRFYAPNNAILVIAGDVDVKDIRPLVEKNFGPIPAQRAIAEKRVRPQEPTPAAPRTVTLSDPRVEQPNLRRYYLVPSATTAAAGESQALDVLAQLMGGGANSYLYRSLVIDKGLAISAGAGYQGTALDPSQFSIAVTPKAGVEFAQIEDAIDKVIADLAQNPARAEDLERVKTQLIAEAIYAQDNQATLARWYGGALTTGLSIDDIRSWPDRIRAVTAEQVRAAAATWLDKKRSVTGYLIKDTAPKREEKRS
- the lspA gene encoding signal peptidase II, encoding MEGAGGHGLSSPVRAGVLVAVITLIADQASKLWLLYVFGIAHRGAVEVTPFFDLVLAWNPGISFGWFQSETPAAQILLMVIKAAAVIALAIWMARSRTWLATVSLGLIIGGAIGNGIDRFAYGAVVDFALFHVEIGGKTFNWYVFNLADVAIVAGVAALLYDSVMGTPAVKAP
- the ileS gene encoding isoleucine--tRNA ligase, producing the protein MSDKPQKTDAQKTNVRDYSKTLYLPQTEFPMRAGLPQREPEILKYWNDIGLYDRLRREAEGRAKFVLHDGPPYANGNIHIGHALNKILKDVVTKSQQMLGFDSNYVPGWDCHGLPIEWKIEEENYRSKGKQKPDFRDSAAMVAFRRECRAYATHWINVQREEFKRLGIIGDWDHPYQTMSYPAEAQIARELMKFAANGTLYRGSKPVMWSVVEKTALAEAEVEYEDYTSDMVWVKFPVTSPAHGALANASVVIWTTTPWTLPGNRAISFSPKIAYGLYKVTDAPADNWAKTGDLLILADALAAEVFKQARVTSFEKVRDIPGDTLDAVECAHPLRGFGGGYEFTVPLLAGEHVTDDTGTGFVHTAPSHGREDFDVWTANTRELDARGIPTAIPYTVDENGAYTAQAPGFTGKRVLNDKGEKGDANEAVIKALIEAGKLLARGRLKHQYPHSWRSKKPVIFRNTPQWFIAMDKPIVDAPGKPGAMDIAENGHAKKGDTLRARALQAISVTQWVPPAGENRINGMIANRPDWVISRQRAWGVPIAVFVRENSDGSAEILQDEVVNQRITEAFMEEGADAWYMDGARERFLGSRASENWKKVDDICDVWFDSGSTHAFVLEDRQNFPQLGNIVRKIDGGNDTVMYLEGSDQHRGWFHSSLLESAGTRGRAPYDIVLTHGFTLDENGRKMSKSLGNTVEPQKVIKDSGADILRLWVCATDYADDQRIGPEILKNTIETYRKLRNSIRWMLGTLHHFKPSEKVAFAEMPELERLMLHELAGHTETIRKAYAAFDYKTVVASLAAFMNSELSAFYFDIRKDTLYCDPPSSVARKAALTTIDLLCDAILKWLAPILSFTTDEAWRMYRPNAEPSVHLTLFPEGLEQFRDDALAAKWETIRNVRRVVTGALELERAAKRIGSSLEASPVIYIADREMLATLFDIDLAEVCITSNYEVREGEAPANAFRLDAVPGVAVVVEKAIGTKCARSWKILPDIGEDPEYPDVSPRDAQALREWKALGVTA
- a CDS encoding sugar O-acetyltransferase; its protein translation is MLAGELYRPDAELAADHTAAEHWMARYNASGASSAAELHALLSARFRKVGKDAVIRPPFFCDYGSNISLGDGVFLNFNCVILDVVEVTIGDRTQIGPAVQIYTADHPRDAATRRAGLEFGRPIRIGSDVWIGGGAIILPGVTIGDGALVGAGSVVTRDVAPGATVAGNPARPRQA
- a CDS encoding bifunctional riboflavin kinase/FAD synthetase; amino-acid sequence: MSTGFTVIRDNTPESAIPKGAVVAMGNFDGVHLGHRAVIGAALAMGKTHGVPALAVTFEPHPRSFFSPNTPQFRLTDETNKLRLLAATGLAGAVVMTFDKSRAGTTAQDFIHHDLIGRLGISGIAVGYDFHFGKGRVGSPSLLVSEAPRLGIEVDVQAHVDIEERPVSSSAIRMALAEGQVDDATTMLGGPWFATGKVIHGEKRGRDLGYPTANIRLDKHCGLKHGIYAVRVGKAQSKDKGNDKVRFDGVASFGRRPTFDNGAPLLEVFLFDFKGDLYDTVLDVAFISFIREELKFDTIEALIRQMDDDSARARAALAAAPDAFPQLGVID
- a CDS encoding response regulator, with the protein product MAVDLSMPVLVVDDYSTMIRIIRNLLKQLGFENIDDASDGSAALNKMRGKKYGLVISDWNMEPMTGYDLLKEVRADPNLATTPFIMITAESKTENVIAAKKAGVNNYIVKPFNAATLKTKIEAVFPDMATA
- a CDS encoding TIGR01459 family HAD-type hydrolase → MTSLRFVERLRDLTGDVDVVLSDIWGVVHNGLESFPEACEALHTFRQQGGTVILITNAPRPADSVQRQLRKLGVADETYDAIVSSGDLTRHFVADHPGQKIFWIGPERDSSIHRGLDATLVPLEQADYIICTGLFDDETESAEDYRDTLLKALERKLTLVCANPDIVVERGDRLIYCAGAVAELYRELGGESVFYGKPHRPIYERAMALAAERRGRPTELSRVLAIGDSVRTDLTGAHGFGIDLLFVTRGIHSEQFEGIEQLDPASVKELFGHPPRALMRELKW